A region of the Rhizobium leguminosarum bv. trifolii WSM1325 genome:
TCATCGCCGTGCCGACGACGGCAGGCACAGGCTCAGAGGCGACGCCGGTCGCGGTTGTTTCCGATCCTGACCGTACCCTGAAGGTTGGCATTTCCAGCCCTTATCTCATCGCCACAACGGCGATCTGCGACCCGGAACTGACCTTGTCCTGCCCGCCCGGGCTCACGGCGATTGCCGGTGCGGATGCGTTGACGCATGCCATCGAAGCCTTCACGGCCATGCGCCGCCCCGGCGATCCTGAACTCGCGCAGCAGCATGTCTTCATCGGCAAGAGCGATCTCTCCGACCAGTTCGCGCTGCATGCCATCCGGCTCCTCAGCCGGAGCCTGGAAAAGGCCTTCGTCGACGGCTCCGACATCGATGCGCGCGCCGATGTGATGATGGGTGCGCTCGCAGCCGGCTGCGCCTTCGGAACGGCGGGTACCGCTGCGGCCCATGCGGTGCAATATCCGGTCGGTGCCTTGACCCATACGCCGCACGGCCTCGGGGTTGCGACCATGCTGCCCTATGTGATGACATATAATCGCCGCGTCGCGGGCGCGGACATCGCCATTGTCGGTAGGGCGCTCGGCCTCGATCCGACCGGAGTGGAGGACGACGAGACGCTTGCCGATGCCGCGATCGGCGAGGTGAGCCGCCTCTTCGCCGCGATCGGCATCTCGCCGACGCTTGCCGGGCTCGGCCTGCCGGAAGACCGGATCGACTGGGCCGCAGAGCAGGCGCTCGGCATCGGCCGGCTGATCAAGAATAACCCCCGCTCCTTCGATGCGGCCGCCATGCGCGGCCTGGTGCGCGCCGCCTATGACGGCGACCTGGCCGCTTCCGCCCTCTGACCTGGGAAACCATCATGAACGTCAACCAGCATTCTTCGCATCCAGACCACGATCCCTTCGAGCTCGGCGCGTTCTCCCGCGGCCTCTATATTGGCGGCGCCTGGCGGCCTGCGGCGGGCGAGGGTCGGATCGAGGTGATCGACCCCTCGACCGAGGCGGTCATTGCCGCCGTGCCGGATGCGACCCTTGCGGATGCGGCAGCGGCCGTGGAGGCCGCCGCAAGCGCCGCGGAAAGCTGGCGCGAGACGCCGCCTAGAAAGCGTTCCGAGATCCTGCGCCGCTGCTTCGAACTTATGGTGGAGCGCTCCGAAACGCTTGCCCGGCTCATTTCGCTCGAGAACGGGAAGGCGTTGCGCGACGCGCGCGGCGAGGTGGCCTATGCGGCGGAGTTCTTTCGTTGGAACGCCGAGGAGGCGGTGCGGATCTCTGGTGAGTTCGGCCTTGCCCCGGCCGGCGGAAACCGCATCGTCGTCGATTACCAGCCTATCGGCATCTGCGTTCTCATCACACCGTGGAATTTCCCGGCCGCGATGGCGACCCGCAAGATCGCGCCTGCCCTTGCGGCAGGCTGCACCGTCATCTTGAAGCCTGCGAGCGAGACGCCGCTGACGGCCTATGCACTTGCGGCTCTCTACGAGGAGGCTGGCGTGCCGCCGGGCGTCGTGAACGTGATGACAACATCGACGCCGGGCCCCGTCATCGCCGCCATGCTGGCCGACCCGCGGGTGCGAAAACTCTCCTTCACAGGCTCGACCGGCGTCGGCCGCATGCTTCTGGCGGAAGCGGCGAAAAATGTCATCTCCTGTTCCATGGAACTCGGGGGCAACGCCCCGTTCGTTGTTTTCGACGATGCGGACATTGACGCGGCGATCGAGGGTCTGATGGTCGCGAAAATGCGCAATGCGGGTGAGGCCTGCACGGCGGCAAACCGCATTTATATCCAGTCCGGTATCCACGATGCCTTCGCCAAAAAATTTACCCAACGCATGGCCGCCCTCAACGTAGGCTCGGGTGTGGATGCGGATACGGAATGCGGTCCGATGATCACGCGCAAGGCGGTGGAGAAGATCGAGCGCCTTGTTGAGGACGCCATTTCGCGGGGAGCGCGTGTCCTCTGCGGCGGACGATCATTGGCAGGCCGCGGCTTTTTTTATCGGCCGACGGTGCTTGTCGATGTTTCCCCGGCCTCCGATATGGGCTGCGAGGAGATTTTCGGTCCCGTCGCGCCGCTCTACCGTTTCGAGAGCGAGGCAGAAGTCATCGCTGCCGCCAACGATACGGAATATGGCCTCGCCGCCTACATCTATACCCGCGACATTGGCCGCGGCATGCGCGTCGCCTCCAAGATCGAGGCCGGCATGATCGCGCTCAATCGTGGACTGGTCTCCGATCCCGCCGCTCCCTTTGGCGGTGTGAAACAGAGCGGCCTTGGACGTGAAGGAGGGCAGCATCACGGTATCGCCGAGTTCATGGAAGCCAAGTACATTGCGACAAGTTTCTGAGGGAGGAACCTGTGGCCGCCGATCCGTTCCGCATTCGTGACCATGTCGCAGATTTCGACGCGATCGTTGACGATATCCGAGCTCGCAGCCTTGCAACGCGGCGCACTGTCGCCATGGAGGCCAACATCGCCTACGGGGATAGGCCTGGCGAGACGCTCGATATCTTCCTGCCAAACAGCGCCGGCTCGGACATGCCGATCCACATGTTCATCCATGGCGGCTATTGGCGGATGTTTTCCAAGGAGGACTATTCCTGCGTCGCTGAAACGATCACCGGCGCCGGCGCGGTCGCAGCCATCGTCGATTATTCGTTGATGCCCACGGCGAGAATGGGCGCCCTGGTTGGTCAGGTCCTGAAGGCCAAGGCTTTTCTGCTGGCGCATGCCGATCGTTTTGGCGCCACGTCAAAGCGGTTTTCCGTCAGCGGCCACTCCGCCGGTGCACATCTTGCAACCTTTCTCTTTCATCGCTCAGCGCCTTCGGGGGTCGTCGCTGCTCTCCTGCTTGGCGGGCTATACGATCTGGAACCCCTTCAGACGTCTTTCCTGCGGGACGAGA
Encoded here:
- a CDS encoding iron-containing alcohol dehydrogenase (PFAM: iron-containing alcohol dehydrogenase~KEGG: ret:RHE_PF00365 putative alcohol dehydrogenase protein), with translation MSLFAALRLPREILFGVGQRHALASVASRTGRRALVCTDARFSATPVFAEMIAALEAAGIVVLVHDQTLPDVPQETVAVCVEAARGFEPDMVIGIGGGSCLDMAKCASLLLAHGGALADYYGEFKVPAPVLPVIAVPTTAGTGSEATPVAVVSDPDRTLKVGISSPYLIATTAICDPELTLSCPPGLTAIAGADALTHAIEAFTAMRRPGDPELAQQHVFIGKSDLSDQFALHAIRLLSRSLEKAFVDGSDIDARADVMMGALAAGCAFGTAGTAAAHAVQYPVGALTHTPHGLGVATMLPYVMTYNRRVAGADIAIVGRALGLDPTGVEDDETLADAAIGEVSRLFAAIGISPTLAGLGLPEDRIDWAAEQALGIGRLIKNNPRSFDAAAMRGLVRAAYDGDLAASAL
- a CDS encoding Succinate-semialdehyde dehydrogenase (PFAM: Aldehyde Dehydrogenase~KEGG: ret:RHE_PF00364 succinate-semialdehyde dehydrogenase protein); this encodes MNVNQHSSHPDHDPFELGAFSRGLYIGGAWRPAAGEGRIEVIDPSTEAVIAAVPDATLADAAAAVEAAASAAESWRETPPRKRSEILRRCFELMVERSETLARLISLENGKALRDARGEVAYAAEFFRWNAEEAVRISGEFGLAPAGGNRIVVDYQPIGICVLITPWNFPAAMATRKIAPALAAGCTVILKPASETPLTAYALAALYEEAGVPPGVVNVMTTSTPGPVIAAMLADPRVRKLSFTGSTGVGRMLLAEAAKNVISCSMELGGNAPFVVFDDADIDAAIEGLMVAKMRNAGEACTAANRIYIQSGIHDAFAKKFTQRMAALNVGSGVDADTECGPMITRKAVEKIERLVEDAISRGARVLCGGRSLAGRGFFYRPTVLVDVSPASDMGCEEIFGPVAPLYRFESEAEVIAAANDTEYGLAAYIYTRDIGRGMRVASKIEAGMIALNRGLVSDPAAPFGGVKQSGLGREGGQHHGIAEFMEAKYIATSF
- a CDS encoding putative esterase/lipase/thiestherase protein (KEGG: ret:RHE_PF00363 putative esterase/lipase/thiestherase protein), which translates into the protein MAADPFRIRDHVADFDAIVDDIRARSLATRRTVAMEANIAYGDRPGETLDIFLPNSAGSDMPIHMFIHGGYWRMFSKEDYSCVAETITGAGAVAAIVDYSLMPTARMGALVGQVLKAKAFLLAHADRFGATSKRFSVSGHSAGAHLATFLFHRSAPSGVVAALLLGGLYDLEPLQTSFLRDEIALSDEEVRRFTPMRHEHDPATRVAIMTGEQETGPFKIQANAFRGILAAQGLDVRASQVADGNHMSTVRDLAVLGTPVAAALRALIANNASEEPKRHTFP